The following is a genomic window from Penaeus vannamei isolate JL-2024 chromosome 27, ASM4276789v1, whole genome shotgun sequence.
atatacatatttatttgtatatatatatatgtatatatatatatatatatatatatatatatatatatatatttcatatatatatgtatatatatatatatatatatattaatatatatatatatatatatatatatatatatatatatatatatatatatatatgaatatttacacacatacacgcacatatatatgtatgtatatatatatatatatatatatatatatatatatatatatatatatatatatatatatatatatatatacatatatatatatatatgtatttatatatatatatatatatatatatatatatatatatatatatatatatatatatgtatatatatgtgtatatgtatgtatgtacatacgcacatacatatcccAATGTGTGCATATAGACACAAGTACACTTtatgtgtgtctgattgtgtatatatgtgtatatatatatatatgtatgctgtatACCACCTTGCCAAGGTTAATGATGAGCGCCGGAGCTCTGTCAGCGGCCACGGCGCTGCTCTACTCGCTCCGGCGAGAGACTCCGGAGGACCCGGAAATAGtcttttaagatttaagattccCTTCGCTTATCCGGCGACCTGCCCAATTTTATCTGAAATTTCTCCATTCTTTGGTCAACATTCACTGCCAGAGGCTATATCCGAAGATTCGCTCCGAGAACTGCATTAGAATGTATTGACGGATGAGTGTCTTAACGGGGTAAATAAGCCAATTCTTTCCTACTGCTTCGAGCACAAAAAGGTGAGGACGGTGGGAGGTCACGCGGATACGCTATATATAAAGAAGCCAAGACACCAAAGCCACAAAGCTTGAACGAACATTGAAGGTTTACACATTCGGCACAGTGAAATGAAGTTTGTAAGTAACTACAAATGACTATCCAATTACCGACAAGAGATTATCCCATGGTCTGTTGAAAGATTCGGACATACTCAGCGTCATATAGTTTTCTCagtccttaccattatcatcatcatcattattgtttttattttcattatttatatatatacataaatggatacgtatatatacctatacatatctatatatatatatatatatatatatatatatatatatatatatatatatatatatatatatatatatatatatataaacatatatatatatatatatatatatatatatatatatatatatatacatatacatatacatatatatatatatatatatatatctatatatatatatatatatatatatacgcatatatatatatatatatatatatatatatatatatatatgtatatatatatatatatatatatatatatatatatgcatatacatatgcatatattatatatacgcgtacatatatatatatatatatatatatatatatatatatatatatatatatatatatatatatatatatatatatatatgtatgtatatatatgtatatatatatatatatatattttttttttttttttttttttttttttttttttgtatatatattgccaGTATATCTGCTTGTTTTCTATATGCAATTTTTAGAGGAGAAGGAATGCAATGCAACAATTTCATTTTCAACTTCCATTCAACAAATGATCTGAGTGATATCCTACAGGCGCTTCTGTAAcatatccttctttcctctcgaGCAGTCAgtctttcttctcgtcctcctggTGGTGCTGTCGGCGGTCCTTAGCGCCGCCAACCCCGCCGCCGATCCCTTCAAGAAAAAGGGCTACAAAAAGGTGTACAGACCCAGACCTCTGGTCTACCGTCCTGTCTACGTGCCTACACCTGTGAAGGTTACATACAGTTACCAGCCAAGCTACGATCACCAGCCGAGCTATGGACACCAGCCGAGCTATGGACACCAGCCGAGCTATGGACACCAGCCGAGCTATGGACACCAGCCGAGCTATGGACACCAGCCGAGCTATGGACACCAGCCGAGCTATGGACACCAGCCGAGCTATGGACACCAGCCGAGCTATGGACACCAGCCGAGCTATGGACACCAGCCGAGCTATGGACACCAGCCGAGCTATGGACGCCAGCCGAGCTATGGACACTAGGACTGCGATGCAAGCTAACAGGTGGTTCCAGTGTTACTGGCATGGGTCAGCTACtgcctgaagaagaagaaaaagaaaatggtgagGCTAGAATTACTGTCGGCGGTTGCTGCAAAATATGGCAAATCCTTCAGTAATCTGTTTCATTGTTACAATTCCCAGTGACACACGTGTTATGATTGTTAGCacttcaaattaaaaaaaatcttcactaTTTTTGGTTATGATTCCTGATCCTTAAAGCTAAGGACGATAAATCTTACAGTCCTAAACCATAAAAAAATTTCCGTGTGTGTTAGTCCAGTATCAAACCATAGCAAATGCATTGGGCAATCACACTTCCATTTTGATAGTAGTAATTAATTTCAACTCTGTAAATCTACATGGCGTGAGATTGCATGTGATtcagaaaaggtatggatgagaaagaatatcttcgcGATAAGAGATGGTTTCTTTATAGcttcgtcatgtatttctgacgaagttgTAATGGAAACCAGGCAAATatatgtattgtgaaaatattgaatctcattcatatttttttttttttttttttttttttttttttttgtatttgtcgcAATGAATATGGTTCGTCGTTACACGTAATGAAAATCATCAGATTTTTTCAAACACGATAATATCAGACTGATATTGCGTAAAATCAAAATGTTTGGATACACGCATCTCCTTTCAGAAAGTTAAATTCAGTAAATCAACAAAGGCCAAGAACCTCTAAAATCATAAATAGCCATAACGAACACATATTTAACCTTAACTTTACCTTACCTCagctgtgtatgtaaatattcagATTCAGATTTAAGCATTAATCTAAATACTAAAGGggttacacatatataatgttcaGCTTTCAGCCTTCTTGTAATGCAAAACGTTAATAAGGGCATTAAAAATAATCGACATACCATAGATTTACTTGTACTAATCTAAGTGGTAAAATTGTTCAAAGAGATATATCTGTctcccacacatacataacaaacaAATATGTCGCTCATAACAGACGAATCTTTATTTCAAGGGTCTACCCAGAGGTATGCATCACCGACAACAGACAGTTTAGGTTTCGCTGCAGACAAGTGACCCGGAAGCCGAACTCCGACCTTGCACTTGCTCACTTTTTGTAGCTTGTTGAATGGACAATCTTGCGTGACGCTTCATCGGCACAGTTGTATAATAAGTACAAGGACgaaggtgtgagagagaatgtgagactgAACCGTATTCTGGTcgggagaaagaaaattatattttttttaggaaatgtgtttgtatgtgtgtgtgtgtatatatatatatatatatatatatatatatatatatatatatatatatatatatatataaatcgtcatcattatcctcttatgTATCGGGCGATACTTGCGAAGCAAAGGTGAATGGGAAGCAATGCATTCCAAATAGAATGTTACATTTCCAGAGTCCGAAATAAAATGCTCATGAGATGCCACTTCTTACAGAAAAGACATATATTGAGGGGAAAAATACCATTGAAGTTCTCCCTAAACCAGTTAATAACTATTCACAAATTAATTACATAACTGTAAATAGATAATTCATATCTTCCCTTaaagaatataagaagaaaatttAAAGACTGTAACGTAATAAGAATATCAAAATTAAACAAACAGATGCACGCATATGGCAACATACTGCTCTATATTCCTGACATGGACAACGTCGATGTGCACAAATGTAGACAAAAATATCTACATCTATTGAAGACCTCTCAGTAACTTTGAAATGTAGAATTACGAAAAATTAATTACAACTGCTTGTTCACGGTTCACCATCCGCAGAGCCATGAGCggcgagagacagataaacaccaGAAGACGAGCAGGCCAACAGGGACTCTGGTAGCTATGTTCGACTGGCGGAGAGCTGCACGACAAGACCGAAAAGTGATGTTCAACAATGCAGGGGACAAGTTCATCCGGTCAGCGCTCACGTCCGCATAAAGTGTTTTCGGCCAAAAATTTCACAAAATTCCGCTTGGCCAAACCTACCTTCAAACCTTCActtcaacttttttctctctgaaaCCATTAGTGAAGCTGGAACTGACTGTCCTCGCGGGCTCAGCGAtgcccgagaaaaaaaaaaactacattattCCTCTAGGTTTCCAGCCAGCTATCAATTCTTCTGTCTATAAAATACACTCGtagatgaaagatggaataatgcgctaccgcatttatatcatgaatatattaacctctccgatcgagaTTCGATTCCTCAACGCCGTTGCAAGTGAGTGTCCGCCTtgtaatctcttgcaacggcggtgagggatcgaatcccgatcggagagattaatatattcacattcgtagatacaaacagacacacacacacacacacacacacacacacacacacacacacacacacacacacacacacacacacacacacacacacacacacacacacacacacacacatacacacgaacacacacgcacacacacacacacacacacacacacacacatatacacacacacacacacacacacacacacacacacacacacacacacacacacacacacacacacacatatatatatatatatatatatatatatatatatatatatatatatatatatatatatatacatatatatatacatatatatgtatatatatatgaaagtatgtacgtatatatctgtgtgtgtctgtgtgtgtatgtatatataaagatgtacatactatttgatgtatatatatatatatatatatatatatatatatatatatatatatatatatttttatgtatatatatatatatatacatatacatatatatatataaattatatatatatatataattatatatatatatatatatatatatatatatatatatatatatatatatatatatatatatatgtatatatatatatatatgtttatatatatatatatatatatatatatatatatatatatatatatatatatatatacatgtacatatacatcaaatagtatatacatatctatacctatctatctatctatccatatatatatatacgtttatctatGTGAATGCGtgggtatgtataaatgtatatactatacGGTTGTGAAAGCTAGACATTATCCTGCGTCTTAGAGTCTCGTCTTGAGGatttttgcaataggtccttccGCCGGATTATGATATCCTGTTGGCGGAcaacaccgtgagactggcacaggacctgttacctgtacaatccgtgatcgccaactcaggctatacggccacctggttcGCTTCCCATAGGTCTGTCTCTGTACGATAACAGacttgggtggaggaggcctgtgggacgacctacgAAGTCAtgacttgggcagatcgatcaaacctgtcgtgaggagctcgagatgttCCGAATCCCCGCCTGGGGGCTTgtcatgagggaccccaaaaggtggaaacaaagggtggatgcggctatgcgcccccatcgccGTTAgccacatgatgatgatgatgatggtgatatatatatatatatatatatatatatatatatatatagagagagagagagagagagagagagagagagagagagagagagagagagagagagagagagagagaaagagagagagagagagagagatacacacacattacatatatgtgtgtgtgtgtgtgtgtgtgtgtgtgtgtgtgtgtgtgtgtgtgtgtgtgtgtgtgtgtgtgtatatatatatatatatatatatatatatatatatatatatatatatatatatatatatatataaacatatatatacaaatatatatatatttatatgcatagaattatatatgcatatttatatgtatatatatgtgtgtgtgtgcgtgtgtattatatatatatatatatatatatatatatatatatatatatatatatatatatatatatatatatatatatatatatatatatatatatatcttgccgaTTCAGGTTCCTCTTGGGTCAATGCCACTGCTTTGCAGGAAATTTATGTTGTATTGATGATGGTCAGTATCAAACGCTGGGTTGTAATCAGTGAAAAATTGTTTatcatgtgtgtgcgtaagtgtctgtgtgggtttgcgtgcgtgtgtgcgacgTACTTTACATAAGTTTATAGGTTGTTCGGTTGAACTAGTTTTTCAGGGAATATAAAAACTAACTTGCGTGTCCCTGCTCTTGACGTCATCGTTGGGGGCTATATAAAGGAGCCTCAGCGGAATTTGGTTAGCGCAGTTGAGCTCAACTGGAAAGGGGAGTCGCAAGTGTCAAGATGAAGGCTGTATGTGGCGCAGGACATTACGAGTATTTgtgatttgtatttttcattttcaaggaATAGTTTCGTTGAATGACCGCGAGTGCGAACGAAAAAGGATGAGGCTCATCCATATAGAAAGTCACACAAGAACAcataaacgttatatatatatatatatatatatatatatatatatatatatatatatatatatatatatatacatatatacacatatatatatatatacatatatatatatatatatatatatatatatatatatatatatatatatatatatatatatgtatgtatatatatacaaatatatataaagtgtatatatatgtacatagatgcatatatgtgtatatatataattatatatatatatatatatatatatatatatatatatatatatatatatatatgtatatatatacaaatatatataaagtgtatatatatatatgtacataaatgcatatatgtgtgtatatatatatatatatatatatatatatatatatatatatatgtatgtatgtatgtatgtatgtatgtatgtatgtatgtatatgtatatatatgtatatatatatatataaatatatatatatgtatatatatatatatatatatatatatatatgtatatgtattatatacatatgtatatatatatatatatatatatatatatatatatatatatatatatatatgtatgtatatatatatatatatatatatatatatatatatatatatatatatatatgtatgtatatacatgtatatgtattatatacatatgtatatgtatatgaatatatatatatatatatatatatatatatatgtatatctatctatctatctatatgtaaatatatacacacacacacacacacgcacacacacacacacacacacacacacatatatatatatatatatatatgtatatatatgtatatatatataaaatatgtgtgtgtgtatatatatatatatatatatatatatatatatatatatatatatacatatatatatacatatatgtatatacatgcatatgtgtataaacacatataaatatatattcatatatgtatttatgtatataaatatgtatatctatatctatatctatatatatatatatatgtatacatatatacatatatatgaatatatatatatatatatatttatatatatatatatatatatatatatatatatatatatatatatatatatatatatacatatatgtgtatacacacacacatatatatatatatatatatatatatatatatatatatatatatatatttatacgcacatatatatatatacatatatatatatatatatatatatatgtatatatatatatatatatgtatatatatatatatatatatatatatatatatatatatattgtgtgtgtgtgtgtgtgtgtctgtgtgtgtgtctgtgtctgtgtctgtgtatgtgtatgtgtgtgtgtgtgtgtgtgtgtgtgtgtgtgtgtgtgtgtgtgtgtgtgtgtgtgtgtgtgtgtgtgtatatatatatatatatatatatatatatatatatatatgtgtgtgtgtgtgtgtgtgtgtgtgtgtgtgtgtgtgtgtgtgtgtgtgtgtgtgtgtgtgtgtgtgcgtgcgtgcgtgtgtgtgtgttggtatgtatatgagagtgttatatatatatatatatatatatatatatatatatatatatatatatatatatatatatatatatgtatatatatatatatatataaatatatatatatatgtttctgtatatatatacatatatatatatatatatatatatatatatatatatatatatatatatatatatatatatatatatatatatatttatatgtttctgtatatatatacatatcatatatatatatatatatatatatatatatatatatatatatatatatatatatatgtatatatatatgtatatgtatatatatatacatgtttacatatatatacatatatatatacatgtgtatgtatatatatatatatatatatatatatatatatatatatatatatatatatatatatatatatatatatatatatttatatatatatatttatatatgcatgtgtgtgtgtgtatatatatatatatatatatatatatatatatatatatatatatatatatatatatatatatatatacatatttatatatatatatatatttatatatgcatgtgtgtgtgtatatatatgtatatatatatatatatgtatatatatatatatattttgtatatatatacatatatatatatacatatatatatatatatatatatatatatatatatacatacatatatatatatacagacacacacacacacacacacacacacacacacacacacacatatatatatatatatatatatatatatatatatatatatatatatatatatatatatatatatatatatatatatatatatatatatacatatatacacacacacatatacatattatatataaatatatctgtatatatatatatgtatatatatatatatatatacatatatatatatatatatatatatatatatatatttatatatatatgcatatatgtatgtatatatatatatatatatatatatatatatatatatatatatatatatatatacaaatacagatttaGTGGGAAGCAATACTCTGAATGCATGTAAGAACCCCTGCCCTTCATTAAAAGAGAACCTCTAACTCTTTCTCATGAACAGTCCGTGTTATTCCTCGTCCTCCTGGTGGTGCTGTCGGCGGTCCTCAGCGCCGCCAACCCCGATCCCTTCAAGAAGGGCTACAAGAAGAAAGGGTATAGGCCGAGGCCTATTATTAGGCCTGTAGTTTATCGCCCAGTCCATGTCGTGCATAAACCGGTGCAGCCAAGCTACGGACACCAGCCCAGCTACGGACACCAGCCTAGCTACGGACACAAGCCCAGCTACGGACACCAGCCCAGCTACGGACACCAGCCTAGCTACGGACACCAGCCCAGCTACGGACACCAGCCCAGCTATGGACACGGCCGTTAGACTTCCCTGCCTTTGATATCCAAGAGGCTCGTTGAGCTTCTGGGTTGTctaaagaaatagatgaatggtCGGTTTCGACAACTTCAGAGCATTACTTCTATTGCCTTTCACAGTCTGAGAGTCACTGCATGTTTTTAATTTGGTAGATAAAGATCTTTTTGTTGATTCTATTATTCGCATCATTCTCACTGTTCATAAATTTCAAAAGATATTGAATATATCATACTTTCTTTTGTTTGcgtatttctttttaaatattacAAAATCATTCAGGTGCTATGAAATTATATATGATGGAAGCCACTAGCAGTattgtaaataaaacaacaaaaagttAGTACCAATACTTTTTGCTTTTATTGATAGAACCCGAATATCCATCTCTAATAGTGTATACGTAGAGGATATCAATGCCCCTCTTGGAAGGCTTTGATGCCGTGGTACCATAAATGCTTTACTAAAGCCAGTAGATTCGGCGATAAGGAGGCCATACAATACTAAATAAGTATGTGTCTTGTTTTccattatacatgtacataagtaCGATCCTCCTCAAAGGTAATCCAGAGCCGGACTGATCTGATATTAGGCAATCTTTAAACCTTCTTATACTTTAAGTGAATCGCAAGTTGAAAAGGTTTTCTATTTTCCTAACTTTTGTTCTGTCTCTAGGTTATAATAAAATATCTCAAATGTATTTTACATATCAAACAATATTTGGTCGACAAAAGCAGGTAAATGCACTCACGGAAGTAAAGACAAATAGTACATATGCCATCGCCCTCTTTGTTACAATACTGGTAGACGCTCTCCTGCTCCATAGATGAACGGTGGCATGGAGGGGCCACAGCAGATAAAAATAGCATGCATAAAGCTCTTAAAAACAACAGATTTGACATGAGCCTTAAGCCTGATTTATAATCAAGACAAGTTTTAAAACACTGATACAAGGAGCAAATTCCGGttattttagaaataaattaactgaatgtaaaaaaagaaaaaaaaaaaaaaacgaaaaacaactgCTACAACAGTAGTAAATAAAACCCGGCAAAAACCATCACCGAGATGTTAATTTCAGTTCCAGAATTTGAACTTggaaacacacatgaacaaacatgTCACAATTGCAGGTAGCATAAGACTCTAAACCGACTCTTTCAGACCAAAtcttataaaaatagatacatcaaTATTTACTATAAAATACCCGTGGGATAATGCCGTGAGGGTGGACGGCATTGGTTTTCGCTCAATTACACAGTCTACTCACAATGACATTACTATCAAACATTTATCACTATAGTCCAGCAGTCCCGTACGAGGCCAGATAAGGGAGTTGGTTCAACAATTCCCTATAAAAAAGACGTAGGATAGACCGTAGTGGAACACCACCAGGTAATATATGGTCCTATACCGTGGTATTACACGACTTATTTTATGCAAAGGGTACAAGTATTATGTATCAGAATATTTAGTGGACATTCTCTATCAGTACACCTACATAAATGATAATTTCTACAAAACATGTGATAAGGATATGAAATGCAAGTACCgtagtaaaaatagaaaagagaaaaataactttTTCTGTTTATAGAAATGTATGCTGACTTCTCATTCCTATCATATAGAAAGTGAGATGTATCTTATTACACCAAAATTTGTCTCTACTATCTTATTGTCGATTATAATAAATTATGTTTGATACGTGCTTAATTATTACTACACCACACCGAATAATCTGAAGTCCACTCCCTAAGGAATCCGTTTTTGTGTAGCTATATCAGTTTCAattgaatattgatgataacatgaATCAAGACACGAATGTTGCTGttgcacatacattcacaaaaatgatgaatgaatgaatatttagTACAGGGGTATCTTTCACGATGATGTCATTGCGTCTTCGCAATTTTCCACATACAGTTTGATATACATGATTAAGTTTAGTAACCACGTGTAGTGCTCGtaacgtttctttctctctctatcttttttttttattattattatttag
Proteins encoded in this region:
- the LOC138866814 gene encoding uncharacterized protein, yielding MKASVLFLVLLVVLSAVLSAANPDPFKKGYKKKGYRPRPIIRPVVYRPVHVVHKPVQPSYGHQPSYGHQPSYGHKPSYGHQPSYGHQPSYGHQPSYGHQPSYGHGR
- the LOC138866813 gene encoding glycine and tyrosine-rich protein-like, whose amino-acid sequence is MKFSVFLLVLLVVLSAVLSAANPAADPFKKKGYKKVYRPRPLVYRPVYVPTPVKVTYSYQPSYDHQPSYGHQPSYGHQPSYGHQPSYGHQPSYGHQPSYGHQPSYGHQPSYGHQPSYGHQPSYGHQPSYGHQPSYGRQPSYGH